From a single Rhinolophus ferrumequinum isolate MPI-CBG mRhiFer1 chromosome 15, mRhiFer1_v1.p, whole genome shotgun sequence genomic region:
- the FAM98C gene encoding protein FAM98C isoform X3 yields MEGEEARAREGAAVARDLLALGYEGFPGTAALGPLCPDFRALCARLIAELETLGALKREREEGAEALSLSDGPSSEEEFLRQLAGLLRALHCPDRALWGGDCATALREPGVCLRLLRFLCTELQAARLLRLRLPLDPSPAALPPGGKEAEEGAGMVQELILTLQALGLPRPTPGTPASRLLWELHAKISELLPSLPPGSLQPLLSYSLDAPRWEALESLCQSLRDQYCCRRCLLLKRLDLTTSAFHWSDRAEAQGEAMKAVLIPVREALTPESDVSIAHVLAARADLSRLVPATSKAARQGTCCAINKVLMGNVPDRGGRPNELEAPMPTWQSRREDGGGRKAGRQYWGRKKKKK; encoded by the exons ATGGAGGGGGAGGAGGCCCGGGCGCGGGAGGGGGCCGCTGTGGCTCGGGACCTGCTGGCCCTGGG GTATGAGGGTTTCCCAGGGACTGCGGCGCTGGGCCCCTTGTGTCCAGACTTCAGGGCGCTGTGCGCGCGGCTGATAGCGGAGCTGGAGACTCTGGGTGCCCTGAAGCGGGAGCGAGAGGAGGGCGCGGAGGCGCTGAGCCTCAGCGATG GCCCCAGCTCCGAGGAGGAATTCCTGCGACAGTTGGCCGGCCTGCTGCGGGCGCTGCACTGCCCGGACCGCGCGCTCTGGGGCGGAGACTGCGCGACAGCGCTGCGGGAACCGGGCGTGTGCCTGCGCCTGCTGC GCTTTCTCTGCACCGAGCTCCAGGCTGCCCGCCTCCTCCGCCTGCGTCTGCCACTGGATCCCAGTCCGGCAGCACTGCCGCCCGGTGGAaaagaggcagaggagggagctggCATGGTCCAGGAACTCATCCTTACCCTCCAAGCCCTAGGGCTGCCCAGACCCACTCCGGGGACACCCGCCAGCCGGCTGCTGTGGGAGTTGCATGCCAAG ATCTCAGAGCTACTGCCTTCCCTGCCTCCAGGGTCACTGCAGCCCCTCCTCAGCTACTCGCTGGACGCACCCAGATGG GAAGCATTGGAGTCTCTGTGCCAAAGCCTGAGAGATCAGTACTGCTGCCGCCGCTGCCTTCTCCTCAAGCGCTTGGACCTCACAACATCTGCTTTCCACTGGAGTGATCGGGCAGAG GCCCAAGGGGAGGCCATGAAGGCAGTGCTGATCCCAGTTCGAGAGGCTCTGACCCCAGAATCAGATGTCTCCATCGCACACGTCCTGGCTGCCCGAGCTGACCTATCTCGTCTTGTCCCAGCCACGAGCAAGGCTGCCCGCCAAGGGACCTGCTGTGCCATCAACAAG GTGCTCATGGGCAATGTGCCAGATCGAGGGGGTCGCCCAAATGAGCTGGAGGCTCCCATGCCCACCTGGCAAAGCAGAAGAGAGGATGGAGGCGGGAGGAAAGCAGGCCGCCAGTACTGGGGCcgcaagaagaagaagaagtaa
- the FAM98C gene encoding protein FAM98C isoform X2 yields MAPAPRRNSCDSWPACCGRCTARTARSGAETARQRCGNRACACACCVSPGRAWEAEVGEALVSSFLCTELQAARLLRLRLPLDPSPAALPPGGKEAEEGAGMVQELILTLQALGLPRPTPGTPASRLLWELHAKISELLPSLPPGSLQPLLSYSLDAPRWEALESLCQSLRDQYCCRRCLLLKRLDLTTSAFHWSDRAEAQGEAMKAVLIPVREALTPESDVSIAHVLAARADLSRLVPATSKAARQGTCCAINKPLLQPRPSIAAPQAQPLGAQHSLYPGIPRTSHPMLLLWWLTAFPGHPHPMLLLWWLRCWRSWKCCFTPHLDCKFSASISLICFPSVLLRTRHTENKVSMRGGLREKAWQRREEPRGLLNLEDRGLQVLQRQGWKALGKSMCAGSG; encoded by the exons ATG GCCCCAGCTCCGAGGAGGAATTCCTGCGACAGTTGGCCGGCCTGCTGCGGGCGCTGCACTGCCCGGACCGCGCGCTCTGGGGCGGAGACTGCGCGACAGCGCTGCGGGAACCGGGCGTGTGCCTGCGCCTGCTGCGTGAGCCCGGGGCGGGCCTGGGAAGCGGAAGTGGGAGAGGCTTTAGTCTCTA GCTTTCTCTGCACCGAGCTCCAGGCTGCCCGCCTCCTCCGCCTGCGTCTGCCACTGGATCCCAGTCCGGCAGCACTGCCGCCCGGTGGAaaagaggcagaggagggagctggCATGGTCCAGGAACTCATCCTTACCCTCCAAGCCCTAGGGCTGCCCAGACCCACTCCGGGGACACCCGCCAGCCGGCTGCTGTGGGAGTTGCATGCCAAG ATCTCAGAGCTACTGCCTTCCCTGCCTCCAGGGTCACTGCAGCCCCTCCTCAGCTACTCGCTGGACGCACCCAGATGG GAAGCATTGGAGTCTCTGTGCCAAAGCCTGAGAGATCAGTACTGCTGCCGCCGCTGCCTTCTCCTCAAGCGCTTGGACCTCACAACATCTGCTTTCCACTGGAGTGATCGGGCAGAG GCCCAAGGGGAGGCCATGAAGGCAGTGCTGATCCCAGTTCGAGAGGCTCTGACCCCAGAATCAGATGTCTCCATCGCACACGTCCTGGCTGCCCGAGCTGACCTATCTCGTCTTGTCCCAGCCACGAGCAAGGCTGCCCGCCAAGGGACCTGCTGTGCCATCAACAAG cccctcctccagCCCAGACCCTCCATCGCAGCACCCCAGGCTCAGCCTCTGGGAGCCCAGCATTCGCTCTACCCAGGCATTCCCAGGACATCCCACCCCATGCTCCTCCTGTGGTGGCTCACC GCATTCCCAGGACATCCCCACCCCATGCTCCTCCTGTGGTGGCTCAGATGTTGGCGTTCTTGGAAGTGTTGCTTTACTCCCCACCTGGACTGCAAGTTCTCTGCTAGCATCTCtctcatttgtttcccttcaGTCCTGCTCAGGACCAGACACACAGAGAATAAGGTCAGCATGAGGGGTGGGTTGAGGGAGAAAGCATGGCAGAGGAGGGAAGAGCCTCGGGGTCTGTTGAATTTGGAGGACCGAGGTCTCCAGGTCCTCCAAAGGCAGGGATGGAAGGCATTGGGGAAAAGTATGTGTGCAGGGTCAGGATAG
- the FAM98C gene encoding protein FAM98C isoform X1: MEGEEARAREGAAVARDLLALGYEGFPGTAALGPLCPDFRALCARLIAELETLGALKREREEGAEALSLSDGPSSEEEFLRQLAGLLRALHCPDRALWGGDCATALREPGVCLRLLRFLCTELQAARLLRLRLPLDPSPAALPPGGKEAEEGAGMVQELILTLQALGLPRPTPGTPASRLLWELHAKISELLPSLPPGSLQPLLSYSLDAPRWEALESLCQSLRDQYCCRRCLLLKRLDLTTSAFHWSDRAEAQGEAMKAVLIPVREALTPESDVSIAHVLAARADLSRLVPATSKAARQGTCCAINKPLLQPRPSIAAPQAQPLGAQHSLYPGIPRTSHPMLLLWWLTAFPGHPHPMLLLWWLRCWRSWKCCFTPHLDCKFSASISLICFPSVLLRTRHTENKVSMRGGLREKAWQRREEPRGLLNLEDRGLQVLQRQGWKALGKSMCAGSG, translated from the exons ATGGAGGGGGAGGAGGCCCGGGCGCGGGAGGGGGCCGCTGTGGCTCGGGACCTGCTGGCCCTGGG GTATGAGGGTTTCCCAGGGACTGCGGCGCTGGGCCCCTTGTGTCCAGACTTCAGGGCGCTGTGCGCGCGGCTGATAGCGGAGCTGGAGACTCTGGGTGCCCTGAAGCGGGAGCGAGAGGAGGGCGCGGAGGCGCTGAGCCTCAGCGATG GCCCCAGCTCCGAGGAGGAATTCCTGCGACAGTTGGCCGGCCTGCTGCGGGCGCTGCACTGCCCGGACCGCGCGCTCTGGGGCGGAGACTGCGCGACAGCGCTGCGGGAACCGGGCGTGTGCCTGCGCCTGCTGC GCTTTCTCTGCACCGAGCTCCAGGCTGCCCGCCTCCTCCGCCTGCGTCTGCCACTGGATCCCAGTCCGGCAGCACTGCCGCCCGGTGGAaaagaggcagaggagggagctggCATGGTCCAGGAACTCATCCTTACCCTCCAAGCCCTAGGGCTGCCCAGACCCACTCCGGGGACACCCGCCAGCCGGCTGCTGTGGGAGTTGCATGCCAAG ATCTCAGAGCTACTGCCTTCCCTGCCTCCAGGGTCACTGCAGCCCCTCCTCAGCTACTCGCTGGACGCACCCAGATGG GAAGCATTGGAGTCTCTGTGCCAAAGCCTGAGAGATCAGTACTGCTGCCGCCGCTGCCTTCTCCTCAAGCGCTTGGACCTCACAACATCTGCTTTCCACTGGAGTGATCGGGCAGAG GCCCAAGGGGAGGCCATGAAGGCAGTGCTGATCCCAGTTCGAGAGGCTCTGACCCCAGAATCAGATGTCTCCATCGCACACGTCCTGGCTGCCCGAGCTGACCTATCTCGTCTTGTCCCAGCCACGAGCAAGGCTGCCCGCCAAGGGACCTGCTGTGCCATCAACAAG cccctcctccagCCCAGACCCTCCATCGCAGCACCCCAGGCTCAGCCTCTGGGAGCCCAGCATTCGCTCTACCCAGGCATTCCCAGGACATCCCACCCCATGCTCCTCCTGTGGTGGCTCACC GCATTCCCAGGACATCCCCACCCCATGCTCCTCCTGTGGTGGCTCAGATGTTGGCGTTCTTGGAAGTGTTGCTTTACTCCCCACCTGGACTGCAAGTTCTCTGCTAGCATCTCtctcatttgtttcccttcaGTCCTGCTCAGGACCAGACACACAGAGAATAAGGTCAGCATGAGGGGTGGGTTGAGGGAGAAAGCATGGCAGAGGAGGGAAGAGCCTCGGGGTCTGTTGAATTTGGAGGACCGAGGTCTCCAGGTCCTCCAAAGGCAGGGATGGAAGGCATTGGGGAAAAGTATGTGTGCAGGGTCAGGATAG
- the FAM98C gene encoding protein FAM98C isoform X4, whose translation MEGEEARAREGAAVARDLLALGYEGFPGTAALGPLCPDFRALCARLIAELETLGALKREREEGAEALSLSDGPSSEEEFLRQLAGLLRALHCPDRALWGGDCATALREPGVCLRLLRFLCTELQAARLLRLRLPLDPSPAALPPGGKEAEEGAGMVQELILTLQALGLPRPTPGTPASRLLWELHAKISELLPSLPPGSLQPLLSYSLDAPRWEALESLCQSLRDQYCCRRCLLLKRLDLTTSAFHWSDRAEAQGEAMKAVLIPVREALTPESDVSIAHVLAARADLSRLVPATSKAARQGTCCAINKLRTLQWLPSAFKTKSN comes from the exons ATGGAGGGGGAGGAGGCCCGGGCGCGGGAGGGGGCCGCTGTGGCTCGGGACCTGCTGGCCCTGGG GTATGAGGGTTTCCCAGGGACTGCGGCGCTGGGCCCCTTGTGTCCAGACTTCAGGGCGCTGTGCGCGCGGCTGATAGCGGAGCTGGAGACTCTGGGTGCCCTGAAGCGGGAGCGAGAGGAGGGCGCGGAGGCGCTGAGCCTCAGCGATG GCCCCAGCTCCGAGGAGGAATTCCTGCGACAGTTGGCCGGCCTGCTGCGGGCGCTGCACTGCCCGGACCGCGCGCTCTGGGGCGGAGACTGCGCGACAGCGCTGCGGGAACCGGGCGTGTGCCTGCGCCTGCTGC GCTTTCTCTGCACCGAGCTCCAGGCTGCCCGCCTCCTCCGCCTGCGTCTGCCACTGGATCCCAGTCCGGCAGCACTGCCGCCCGGTGGAaaagaggcagaggagggagctggCATGGTCCAGGAACTCATCCTTACCCTCCAAGCCCTAGGGCTGCCCAGACCCACTCCGGGGACACCCGCCAGCCGGCTGCTGTGGGAGTTGCATGCCAAG ATCTCAGAGCTACTGCCTTCCCTGCCTCCAGGGTCACTGCAGCCCCTCCTCAGCTACTCGCTGGACGCACCCAGATGG GAAGCATTGGAGTCTCTGTGCCAAAGCCTGAGAGATCAGTACTGCTGCCGCCGCTGCCTTCTCCTCAAGCGCTTGGACCTCACAACATCTGCTTTCCACTGGAGTGATCGGGCAGAG GCCCAAGGGGAGGCCATGAAGGCAGTGCTGATCCCAGTTCGAGAGGCTCTGACCCCAGAATCAGATGTCTCCATCGCACACGTCCTGGCTGCCCGAGCTGACCTATCTCGTCTTGTCCCAGCCACGAGCAAGGCTGCCCGCCAAGGGACCTGCTGTGCCATCAACAAG CTCAGAACTCTCCAGTGGCTGCCCAGTGCCTTCAAAACAAAGTCCAACTGA
- the FAM98C gene encoding protein FAM98C isoform X5, whose protein sequence is MEGEEARAREGAAVARDLLALGYEGFPGTAALGPLCPDFRALCARLIAELETLGALKREREEGAEALSLSDGPSSEEEFLRQLAGLLRALHCPDRALWGGDCATALREPGVCLRLLRFLCTELQAARLLRLRLPLDPSPAALPPGGKEAEEGAGMVQELILTLQALGLPRPTPGTPASRLLWELHAKISELLPSLPPGSLQPLLSYSLDAPRWEALESLCQSLRDQYCCRRCLLLKRLDLTTSAFHWSDRAEAQGEAMKAVLIPVREALTPESDVSIAHVLAARADLSRLVPATSKAARQGTCCAINKIRKLRPRG, encoded by the exons ATGGAGGGGGAGGAGGCCCGGGCGCGGGAGGGGGCCGCTGTGGCTCGGGACCTGCTGGCCCTGGG GTATGAGGGTTTCCCAGGGACTGCGGCGCTGGGCCCCTTGTGTCCAGACTTCAGGGCGCTGTGCGCGCGGCTGATAGCGGAGCTGGAGACTCTGGGTGCCCTGAAGCGGGAGCGAGAGGAGGGCGCGGAGGCGCTGAGCCTCAGCGATG GCCCCAGCTCCGAGGAGGAATTCCTGCGACAGTTGGCCGGCCTGCTGCGGGCGCTGCACTGCCCGGACCGCGCGCTCTGGGGCGGAGACTGCGCGACAGCGCTGCGGGAACCGGGCGTGTGCCTGCGCCTGCTGC GCTTTCTCTGCACCGAGCTCCAGGCTGCCCGCCTCCTCCGCCTGCGTCTGCCACTGGATCCCAGTCCGGCAGCACTGCCGCCCGGTGGAaaagaggcagaggagggagctggCATGGTCCAGGAACTCATCCTTACCCTCCAAGCCCTAGGGCTGCCCAGACCCACTCCGGGGACACCCGCCAGCCGGCTGCTGTGGGAGTTGCATGCCAAG ATCTCAGAGCTACTGCCTTCCCTGCCTCCAGGGTCACTGCAGCCCCTCCTCAGCTACTCGCTGGACGCACCCAGATGG GAAGCATTGGAGTCTCTGTGCCAAAGCCTGAGAGATCAGTACTGCTGCCGCCGCTGCCTTCTCCTCAAGCGCTTGGACCTCACAACATCTGCTTTCCACTGGAGTGATCGGGCAGAG GCCCAAGGGGAGGCCATGAAGGCAGTGCTGATCCCAGTTCGAGAGGCTCTGACCCCAGAATCAGATGTCTCCATCGCACACGTCCTGGCTGCCCGAGCTGACCTATCTCGTCTTGTCCCAGCCACGAGCAAGGCTGCCCGCCAAGGGACCTGCTGTGCCATCAACAAG ataaggaaactgaggccaaggggttaa
- the SPRED3 gene encoding sprouty-related, EVH1 domain-containing protein 3: MVRVRAVVMARDDSSGGWLPVGGGGLSQVSVCRVRGARPEGGTRQGHYVIHGERLRDQKTTLECTLKPGLVYNKVNPIFHHWSLGDCKFGLTFQSPAEADEFQKSLLAALAALGRGSLTPSSSSSSSSSSPSQDTAETPCPLTSHVDSDSSSSHSRQETPPTISAAAPIITVESASGFGPATPSQRRRSSTQNYPPLLPFTGIPEPSEPLAGPGGSGWGGRGYEDYRRAGPPAPLALSTCVVRFAKTGTLRGAALRPPAALPAPLTEAVPPAPPARPPPGPGPATAPAPAKASPEAEEAARCVHCRTLFRRRADGRGGRCAEAPDPGRLLVRRLSCLWCAESLLYHCLSDAEGDFSDPCACEPGHPRPAARWAALAALSLAVPCLCCYAPLRACHWVAARCGCAGCGGRHEEAAR, encoded by the exons ATGGTTCGGGTCCGAGCTGTGGTGATGGCCCGAGATGACTCCAGTGGGGGCTGGCTgcctgtggggggcgggggcctCAGCCAGGTGAGCGTATGTCGGGTCCGAGGGGCCAGGCCCGAGGGGGGGACCCGCCAGGGGCACTACGTCATCCACGGGGAGCGCCTCCGGGACCAGAAA ACCACTTTAGAGTGTACCCTGAAGCCAGGCTTGGTTTACAACAAGGTGAACCCCATCTTCCATCACTGGAGCCTGGGTGACTGCAAGTTTGGGCTGACGTTTCAGAGTCCTGCAGAGGCTGATGAGTTCCAGAAGAGTCTGCTGGCTGCTCTGGCAGCACTGGGTCGAG gCTCGCtcactccctcttcctcctcctcttcctcctcctcctccccttcccaggaCACTGCAGAGACCCCCTGCCCTCTGACG TCCCACGTGGACAGCGACTCCTCCTCCAGTCACAGCCGCCAGGAGACGCCTCCCACCATCTCGGCGGCAGCCCCCATCATCACGGTGGAGTCAGCTTCTGGCTTCGGGCCGGCCACGCCCTCCCAGCGCCGCCGCTCCTCCACTCAG AACTACCCTCCGCTCCTACCTTTCACGGGAATTCCGGAGCCCTCAGAGCCCCTGGCCGGGCCCGGGGGCTCGGGTTGGGGCGGCCGCGGCTATGAGGATTACCGGCGCGCCGGGCCGCCGGCGCCCCTTGCCCTGTCCACCTGCGTCGTGCGCTTCGCCAAGACTGGCACGTTGAGGGGCGCAGCTCTGAGGCCCCCCGCCGCCCTACCGGCCCCTCTCACAGAGGCTGTGCCCCCAGCGCCTCCGGCTCGCCCGCCCCCGGGCCCAGGCCCCGCCACGGCCCCGGCGCCCGCCAAGGCCTCCCCGGAGGCAGAGGAGGCAGCGCGCTGCGTACACTGCCGCACGCTCTTCCGCCGCCGAGCAGACGGGCGAGGTGGCCGCTGCGCGGAGGCCCCAGACCCAGGTCGCTTGCTGGTGCGCCGTCTCAGCTGCCTGTGGTGCGCCGAGAGCTTACTCTACCACTGCCTGTCGGACGCCGAGGGCGACTTCTCGGACCCGTGCGCCTGCGAGCCGGGCCACCCACGCCCCGCTGCGCGCTGGGCCGCGCTGGCTGCGCTCTCTCTAGCTGTGCCCTGCCTCTGCTGCTACGCGCCCCTGCGTGCCTGCCACTGGGTGGCGGCACGATGCGGCTGTGCTGGCTGCGGGGGTCGCCACGAGGAGGCAGCGCGGTGA